In the Devosia sp. SL43 genome, one interval contains:
- a CDS encoding urocanate hydratase has product MPTPNPRHPNFPIPGGSELRAKGWRQEALLRLLENVLSVGENPDELIVYAALGKAARNWASHKAIVETLLRMDEDQTLIIQSGKPIGLLKTHAKAPLVIMANCNIVGQWAKAEVFYELEKKGLICWGGLTAGAWQYIGSQGVIQGTYEIFMRIAENRFGGDLAGRFILTAGLGGMGGAQPLAGRMAGAAILCVDIDADRARKRKEIGYLEEIAPDLDTALAMIDRAVAEKRATSIGLVGNAAEIYPEVARRGIVPDIVTDQTSAHDLVYGYVPKGMSLDEVRRLRVEGPGQLMAASRASIVDHVRAMLAFQQAGAEVFDNGNLIRTHAKAGGVENAFDIKIFTEAYLRPLFARAIGPFRWMALSGDPEDISKIDDKLLEMFPDNRIVTNWIALARKHVPFEGLPARIAWLGHGERTALSRAVNAMVADGTLAGPVAFSRDHLDAGAMAHPNIMTEGMKDGSDAIADWPILDAMLLCSSMADLVVVHSGGGGYAGYMTSAGVTVVADGTAGGDERLEYALTNDTALGVMRYADAGYEESLDEIERKGIGHIAVG; this is encoded by the coding sequence ATGCCCACACCCAATCCCCGCCATCCCAACTTCCCCATTCCCGGTGGCTCCGAACTGCGCGCCAAGGGCTGGCGGCAGGAGGCGCTGCTGCGCCTGCTGGAGAACGTGCTCTCCGTCGGCGAGAATCCCGATGAGCTGATCGTCTATGCGGCGCTGGGCAAGGCGGCGCGCAACTGGGCGAGCCACAAGGCTATCGTGGAGACGCTACTGCGGATGGACGAGGACCAGACCCTGATCATCCAGTCAGGCAAGCCGATCGGCTTGCTCAAGACCCATGCCAAGGCGCCGCTGGTGATCATGGCCAATTGCAACATCGTCGGCCAATGGGCCAAGGCCGAGGTGTTTTACGAGCTGGAGAAGAAGGGGCTGATCTGCTGGGGCGGGCTCACGGCGGGGGCCTGGCAATACATCGGTTCGCAGGGCGTCATCCAGGGCACCTATGAGATTTTCATGCGCATCGCCGAGAACCGTTTCGGCGGTGATCTCGCGGGACGGTTCATTCTGACTGCCGGTCTCGGTGGCATGGGCGGGGCGCAGCCGCTGGCCGGGCGAATGGCGGGGGCGGCAATCCTGTGCGTTGACATCGACGCCGATCGCGCCCGCAAGCGCAAGGAGATCGGCTACCTCGAAGAGATTGCGCCCGATCTTGATACCGCGCTGGCAATGATCGACAGGGCGGTGGCCGAGAAGCGCGCGACGTCGATCGGGCTGGTTGGCAATGCGGCCGAGATTTACCCCGAGGTCGCACGGCGTGGCATCGTGCCCGATATCGTGACCGACCAGACGTCGGCGCATGACCTAGTCTACGGCTACGTACCCAAGGGCATGTCGCTGGACGAAGTCCGGCGCCTGCGTGTCGAAGGGCCGGGGCAGTTGATGGCCGCGAGCCGCGCATCGATCGTCGATCACGTGCGCGCCATGCTGGCCTTCCAGCAGGCGGGTGCGGAAGTGTTCGACAACGGCAATCTCATCCGCACCCATGCCAAGGCGGGCGGGGTGGAGAACGCGTTCGATATCAAGATCTTCACCGAGGCCTATCTGCGGCCACTCTTCGCACGGGCCATCGGACCGTTCCGCTGGATGGCGCTGTCAGGCGATCCGGAGGATATCAGCAAGATCGACGACAAGCTGCTTGAGATGTTCCCGGACAACAGGATCGTCACCAACTGGATCGCGCTCGCCCGCAAGCATGTGCCGTTCGAAGGTCTGCCGGCGCGCATCGCGTGGCTGGGGCATGGCGAACGGACGGCCCTGTCGCGGGCGGTCAATGCCATGGTGGCCGATGGTACGCTGGCCGGGCCGGTGGCGTTCAGCCGCGATCACCTGGATGCTGGCGCCATGGCGCATCCCAATATCATGACCGAGGGCATGAAGGACGGATCGGACGCCATCGCCGATTGGCCCATCCTTGATGCCATGCTGCTCTGTTCGTCCATGGCCGACCTCGTCGTGGTCCATTCCGGCGGTGGCGGCTATGCGGGATATATGACCTCCGCCGGCGTGACCGTCGTGGCGGATGGCACCGCAGGTGGCGACGAGCGACTGGAGTATGCGCTGACCAATGACACGGCGCTCGGCGTTATGCGCTATGCCGATGCTGGGTATGAGGAGAGCCTGGACGAGATAGAGCGCAAGGGGATTGGGCATATTGCGGTGGGTTGA
- the cysG gene encoding siroheme synthase CysG, whose protein sequence is MQIVSPQPNKVRIAPLAVLPVFFDLVGKRVIAIGGSEPATWKIELLAAAGAHVQVLAPIADWCDELIALAESGAAAGTISLVDCQWAPSDLSGAALAVADIEDDAEAQAFVEAARDASAPYNVIDRPEFCQFQFGSIVNRSPVVVGISTSGAAPILGQAVRRRIETLLPQTLSAWASLAQQVRGTVMDRLAAGPQRRAFWERLVDRAFGDTAPEAKDADIDMISAAPAVGRVTLVGAGPGDADLLTIKAVRALQSADVILFDDLVSGEVLELARREAKRMLVGKRAARESCRQEDINEMMLNLARQGKHVVRLKSGDPMIFGRAGEEIEMLEQHGIAVTVVPGVTAALALASRLGISLTHRDHAQSVRFVTGHSRKGVLPETLNWTALADSATTSVYYMSRRTLPEIVSQLRAQGMSLDTPAIIAGNVGRADEQVWRGTIGEAGAAVEAFPLSAPTIFAVGDALKQRVVATIAMAVNA, encoded by the coding sequence ATGCAAATCGTCTCGCCGCAGCCGAATAAAGTCCGCATCGCACCGCTAGCCGTCCTGCCGGTGTTCTTTGACCTGGTCGGCAAGCGTGTCATCGCCATTGGCGGCTCCGAACCGGCGACCTGGAAGATCGAGCTGCTGGCCGCCGCCGGTGCCCATGTGCAGGTGCTGGCTCCCATCGCAGACTGGTGCGACGAGTTGATCGCACTGGCCGAGAGTGGCGCAGCTGCCGGCACGATCAGCCTGGTGGATTGCCAATGGGCGCCCTCGGACCTGTCGGGGGCGGCGCTGGCCGTCGCCGATATCGAGGATGACGCCGAGGCGCAGGCCTTCGTCGAGGCCGCGCGCGATGCCAGCGCGCCCTACAATGTCATCGACCGGCCGGAATTCTGCCAGTTCCAGTTCGGCAGCATCGTCAACCGCTCGCCCGTCGTTGTCGGCATTTCCACATCAGGCGCAGCGCCCATTCTCGGCCAGGCCGTACGTCGCCGCATCGAGACGCTGCTGCCGCAAACACTGAGTGCTTGGGCCAGTCTCGCGCAACAGGTGCGTGGCACCGTGATGGACCGGCTCGCGGCAGGCCCACAACGCCGCGCGTTCTGGGAACGACTCGTTGATCGCGCCTTCGGCGATACCGCGCCCGAAGCGAAGGACGCCGACATCGATATGATCAGCGCCGCACCGGCAGTGGGTCGCGTGACGCTGGTCGGCGCTGGCCCCGGCGATGCCGACCTGCTGACTATCAAGGCGGTACGGGCACTGCAGTCGGCCGATGTCATTTTGTTCGACGATCTCGTCTCCGGCGAGGTGCTCGAGCTGGCCCGTCGCGAAGCCAAGCGCATGCTGGTGGGCAAGCGCGCCGCCCGCGAAAGCTGCCGCCAGGAAGACATCAACGAGATGATGTTGAACCTCGCCCGCCAGGGCAAGCATGTGGTGCGCCTCAAGTCCGGCGACCCGATGATCTTCGGTCGAGCCGGCGAAGAAATCGAGATGCTGGAACAGCACGGCATAGCGGTCACCGTCGTCCCGGGAGTCACCGCAGCCCTGGCGCTGGCCAGCCGCCTCGGCATCTCGCTGACCCACCGCGACCATGCCCAGTCGGTGCGCTTCGTCACCGGCCATTCCCGCAAGGGCGTGCTGCCCGAGACGCTGAATTGGACGGCCTTGGCCGATTCCGCCACGACCAGCGTCTATTACATGAGCCGCCGCACCCTGCCCGAGATCGTCAGCCAGCTCCGCGCGCAGGGCATGAGCCTCGACACACCGGCCATCATCGCTGGCAATGTCGGCCGGGCGGACGAGCAGGTCTGGCGTGGGACGATTGGCGAGGCCGGTGCGGCGGTGGAGGCGTTTCCGCTGAGTGCACCGACGATCTTTGCGGTGGGCGATGCGCTGAAGCAGCGGGTGGTGGCCACTATCGCGATGGCAGTGAACGCCTAG
- a CDS encoding molybdopterin-dependent oxidoreductase — translation MTVVATSTTVRTTCPYCGVGCGVLATPQVDGSVTIAGDTEHPANYGRLCSKGSALGETLSLNGRLLYPESDGARVTWDQTLDRVANTFKETIAEHGPDSVAIYGSGQLLTEDYYVANKLMKGFIGSGNMDTNSRLCMASSVAGHRRAFGSDTVPGNYEDLELADLILLVGSNLGWCHPVLYQRIVKAKAERPQMRVVLIDPRRTVSADMADLHLPLQSDGDSALFVGLLAHLANHGITAPDFVAQHTSGVDAALLVAEDWPIGRVAEVTGLSEKAISLFYDWFAKTEKAVTVYSQGVNQSSSGTDKVNAIINCHLLTGRIGRPGMGPFSVTGQPNAMGGREVGGLANMLAAHMDFTPEAIDRVGRFWGSNTVATKPGLKAVDLFAAMGRGEIKAVWIMATNPVDSMPEADAVRAALATCPFVVVSDMSADTDTGVTAHVRLPAAGWGEKDGTVTNSERRISRQRPFLALPGEVRPDWWIIKEVAKRMGFAKTFDYRSPAEIFAEHVALTAFENDGSRDLDLSGLVGADYATLPPTQWPVRSKPAARMFGDGRFFTSDGKARFVPVLPPPSFAPLPGSFILNTGRVRDHWHTMTRTGKAARLSAHYAEPFVEIHPADAERLNIRRATLVRLSNRHGSAVVRALVTDRQRRGHLFVPMHWTDQFASNGRIDALVTAKVDPVSAQPALKMAQAHAEPVHAKLYGFFVATDRPQLAADYWAIAEATGVRGELAWFDEPADLSSWLRAAFKLDDTAMVQSVLDPRSGRRSFAVLADGRLVAALYTSPDPVLVSRQWAVGLLTSDNLTASTVLAGRPGADMPDSGAIVCSCFSVGINTITSAVTDQGCTTVEAVGACTKAGTNCGSCRAEIRGIIDANRLAAAE, via the coding sequence ATGACCGTCGTTGCCACGTCCACCACCGTACGAACCACCTGCCCCTATTGTGGGGTGGGGTGCGGCGTGCTGGCCACGCCCCAGGTGGATGGCAGCGTGACCATTGCCGGCGATACCGAACACCCGGCCAACTATGGTCGTCTCTGCTCAAAAGGCTCGGCGCTTGGCGAAACCCTGTCGCTCAATGGCCGTCTGCTCTACCCGGAAAGTGACGGCGCCAGAGTCACTTGGGACCAGACGCTTGACCGGGTTGCCAATACCTTCAAGGAGACGATCGCTGAGCATGGCCCCGATTCCGTGGCCATTTATGGCTCCGGACAGCTGCTGACCGAGGACTATTACGTCGCCAACAAGCTGATGAAGGGCTTCATCGGTTCGGGCAACATGGACACCAATTCGCGCCTGTGCATGGCCTCGTCAGTGGCCGGCCACCGGCGCGCCTTCGGATCGGATACCGTTCCGGGCAATTACGAAGACCTCGAACTGGCAGACTTGATCTTGCTGGTCGGCAGCAATCTGGGCTGGTGCCACCCGGTGCTCTACCAGCGCATCGTCAAGGCTAAGGCCGAGCGCCCCCAGATGCGCGTCGTGCTGATCGATCCACGCCGCACCGTCAGCGCCGACATGGCCGACCTGCACCTGCCGCTGCAGTCGGATGGCGACAGTGCACTCTTCGTCGGCCTTCTCGCCCATCTCGCCAATCACGGTATCACCGCTCCCGATTTCGTTGCCCAGCACACCAGCGGCGTCGATGCCGCGCTGCTCGTTGCCGAAGACTGGCCGATAGGCCGCGTCGCCGAAGTCACCGGCCTGTCGGAAAAGGCCATCTCGCTGTTCTACGATTGGTTCGCCAAGACCGAGAAGGCCGTCACGGTCTACTCGCAGGGGGTCAATCAGTCGTCCTCAGGCACAGACAAGGTCAATGCCATCATCAATTGCCACCTGCTGACCGGTCGCATCGGTCGGCCAGGCATGGGACCGTTCTCGGTAACCGGCCAGCCCAATGCCATGGGCGGTCGCGAGGTCGGCGGCCTGGCCAATATGCTGGCCGCCCATATGGATTTCACCCCCGAAGCCATCGATCGCGTCGGACGCTTCTGGGGCAGCAACACCGTCGCGACAAAGCCGGGCCTCAAGGCCGTCGACCTGTTCGCCGCCATGGGGCGCGGAGAGATCAAGGCCGTCTGGATCATGGCGACCAACCCGGTCGATTCCATGCCGGAAGCCGATGCCGTTCGCGCTGCCTTGGCCACCTGCCCCTTCGTCGTCGTCTCCGACATGAGCGCCGATACCGATACCGGCGTGACCGCCCATGTCCGCCTCCCCGCCGCCGGCTGGGGCGAGAAGGACGGCACCGTCACCAATTCGGAACGCCGCATTTCGCGCCAGCGCCCGTTCCTGGCTTTGCCCGGCGAAGTCCGTCCCGACTGGTGGATCATCAAGGAAGTCGCCAAGCGGATGGGTTTTGCGAAGACCTTCGACTATCGATCGCCCGCCGAGATCTTCGCCGAGCACGTTGCCCTGACTGCTTTTGAAAATGATGGCAGCCGCGACCTCGACCTATCCGGCCTTGTCGGCGCCGACTATGCCACCCTGCCGCCAACACAATGGCCGGTGCGGAGCAAGCCCGCTGCCCGTATGTTCGGCGATGGCCGCTTCTTCACATCAGACGGCAAGGCCCGCTTCGTGCCTGTGCTGCCGCCGCCCTCCTTTGCCCCCTTACCTGGATCGTTCATCCTCAATACCGGCCGCGTGCGCGATCACTGGCACACCATGACCCGCACCGGCAAAGCGGCGCGACTCTCCGCCCACTACGCCGAGCCTTTTGTCGAAATTCATCCTGCTGACGCCGAACGGCTCAACATTCGTCGCGCCACCTTGGTCCGTCTCAGCAATCGCCATGGCAGTGCCGTGGTGCGCGCGCTGGTCACCGACCGTCAGCGGCGTGGCCATCTGTTCGTGCCGATGCACTGGACCGACCAGTTCGCCTCCAACGGCCGCATCGACGCGCTGGTCACCGCCAAGGTTGACCCTGTCTCGGCGCAGCCCGCGCTCAAGATGGCCCAGGCCCATGCCGAGCCTGTCCACGCCAAGCTCTACGGCTTCTTCGTCGCCACCGACCGCCCCCAGCTTGCCGCCGACTATTGGGCCATCGCCGAGGCGACCGGCGTGCGCGGGGAGCTAGCCTGGTTCGATGAGCCCGCTGACCTGTCCTCCTGGCTGCGCGCCGCGTTCAAGCTCGATGACACTGCCATGGTCCAGAGCGTGCTCGACCCCCGCTCCGGCCGACGCAGCTTTGCCGTGCTTGCAGACGGTCGCCTTGTCGCCGCGCTCTACACCTCGCCGGACCCGGTGCTGGTGTCGCGGCAATGGGCTGTCGGCCTGCTGACATCAGACAATTTGACCGCGTCCACTGTCCTGGCAGGCCGCCCAGGCGCCGATATGCCTGATAGCGGCGCCATCGTCTGCTCATGCTTCTCTGTCGGCATCAACACCATCACGTCAGCCGTCACCGACCAGGGCTGTACCACCGTCGAAGCCGTCGGCGCCTGTACCAAGGCCGGCACCAATTGCGGCTCCTGTCGCGCCGAAATCAGGGGGATTATCGATGCAAATCGTCTCGCCGCAGCCGAATAA
- a CDS encoding ABC transporter ATP-binding protein, protein MTYLKIENVDKHFDRGGVRSEVLKDISIDIQRGEVISIIGHSGCGKSTLLNLIAGLAEVSSGGIQLEGREVNGPGPERAVVFQNHSLLPWLTVYENVNLAVAKVFGRSKTGAERHDWIMHNLDLVQMSHAKDKRPTEISGGMKQRVGIARALAMQPKILLLDEPFGALDALTRAHLQDAVMDIQKKLGNTMIMITHDVDEAVLLSDRIVMMTNGPSARIGEILEVPLERPRQRLELAADRTYLKCRESVLKFLYERHRFVEAA, encoded by the coding sequence ATGACCTATCTCAAGATCGAAAACGTCGACAAACACTTCGACCGGGGCGGCGTCCGCTCGGAAGTGCTCAAGGACATCAGCATCGACATCCAGCGCGGCGAGGTGATCTCTATCATCGGCCATTCCGGTTGCGGCAAATCCACGCTGCTGAACCTGATTGCCGGCCTGGCCGAAGTCTCCTCCGGCGGCATCCAGCTCGAGGGCCGTGAGGTCAACGGGCCGGGGCCGGAGCGCGCCGTGGTGTTCCAGAACCATTCCCTGCTGCCCTGGCTTACCGTTTACGAGAACGTCAACTTGGCCGTTGCCAAGGTGTTCGGCCGCAGCAAGACCGGCGCCGAGCGGCACGACTGGATCATGCACAATCTCGATCTGGTCCAGATGAGCCACGCCAAGGACAAGCGGCCGACCGAGATTTCGGGCGGCATGAAGCAGCGCGTCGGCATCGCACGTGCGCTGGCCATGCAGCCCAAGATCCTGCTGCTCGACGAGCCCTTCGGCGCATTGGACGCGCTCACCCGGGCGCATCTGCAGGATGCGGTCATGGACATCCAGAAAAAGCTTGGCAACACCATGATCATGATCACCCATGACGTGGACGAAGCCGTATTGCTGAGCGACCGCATCGTCATGATGACGAACGGACCGTCTGCGCGCATCGGCGAAATCCTCGAGGTGCCGCTGGAGCGTCCGCGCCAGCGGCTGGAGCTGGCGGCCGACCGGACCTACCTCAAGTGCCGCGAGTCGGTGCTGAAGTTCCTCTACGAACGCCACCGTTTCGTCGAGGCGGCTTGA
- the ntrB gene encoding nitrate ABC transporter permease: MTATVQRLVTPAMPAASAKAEVIALPKPASRPNSWQKTLGQVAANVVPPLVVMALGLIIWEIVCSSPGASLPAPSRIWAEAAELIYSPFFDYGQGDIGLGLRVLTSLQRVAIGFGLAAVVGVSVGALIGQSIWAMRGLDPIFQILRTVPPLAWLPLSLAAFMDAAPSAIFVIFITSVWPVLINTAVGVRNIPQDYRNVAKILQLNQFEFFFKIMIPAAAPYIFTGLRIGVGLSWLAIVAAEMLTGGVGIGFFIWDAWNSSRLSDIIVALAYIGLVGFILDKLVSAIGAFVTRGTSAN; this comes from the coding sequence ATGACCGCCACCGTACAGCGCCTCGTCACCCCGGCTATGCCCGCCGCCTCCGCCAAGGCAGAAGTCATCGCCCTGCCCAAGCCAGCATCGCGGCCCAACTCCTGGCAGAAGACGCTCGGCCAGGTCGCTGCCAATGTCGTGCCGCCACTGGTGGTCATGGCGCTTGGTCTGATCATCTGGGAAATCGTCTGCTCTTCCCCGGGCGCATCGCTGCCAGCGCCGAGCCGCATCTGGGCGGAAGCCGCAGAGCTGATCTACAGCCCGTTCTTCGACTACGGCCAGGGTGACATCGGCCTGGGCCTGCGGGTGCTGACCTCGCTGCAGCGCGTGGCAATCGGCTTTGGTCTGGCTGCGGTGGTCGGGGTATCGGTGGGCGCGCTGATTGGCCAATCCATCTGGGCCATGCGCGGGCTCGATCCGATTTTCCAGATTCTACGCACCGTACCGCCGCTGGCTTGGCTGCCGCTGTCGCTGGCGGCCTTCATGGACGCAGCGCCTTCGGCCATCTTCGTGATCTTCATCACCTCGGTCTGGCCAGTGCTGATCAACACCGCCGTCGGCGTGCGCAACATTCCGCAGGATTATCGCAACGTCGCCAAGATCCTGCAGCTCAACCAGTTCGAGTTCTTCTTCAAGATCATGATCCCGGCTGCGGCGCCCTACATCTTCACCGGCCTGCGCATCGGCGTCGGCCTCTCCTGGCTCGCCATCGTCGCCGCAGAAATGCTCACCGGCGGCGTGGGTATCGGCTTCTTCATCTGGGATGCGTGGAACAGCTCGCGCCTCTCCGACATCATCGTCGCCCTGGCCTATATCGGACTCGTCGGATTCATTCTCGACAAGCTGGTCTCAGCCATCGGCGCCTTCGTCACCCGCGGCACATCAGCGAATTGA
- a CDS encoding CmpA/NrtA family ABC transporter substrate-binding protein, whose product MTQTTTTRRSFLKGATATAATLIAARALFPSGAFAQGAGPEVTGAKLGFIALTDSSPLIIALEKGLFAKHGVPDVEVMKQASWGATRDNLVLGGAANGIDGAHILTPMPYLMSLGTVTGGNPVPMSIIARLNLDAQAISVSQGYKDAGVGLDSSPLKAIFAERKAAGQEVNVAMTFPGGTHDLWMRYWLAAGGIDPTSEVSLITVPPPQMVANMKVGTMDAFCVGEPWNEQLVNQGIGFTATTTGELWKGHPEKALSLRNEFIEANPIATQAILMAVMEAAQWADALENKEELAQILGKRSWFNIPAADVAGRLKGDINYGNGRVATATGLEMKFWKDHASYPFKSHDAWFLTENIRWGYLPGTTDIAATVDQVNREDIWRGAAAALGVAAADIPEGTSRGPETFFDGKVFDPANPTAYLDSLAIKAMV is encoded by the coding sequence ATGACGCAGACCACGACCACCCGCCGTAGCTTTCTCAAAGGGGCAACGGCAACTGCCGCGACCTTGATCGCTGCCCGGGCACTGTTTCCTTCCGGAGCCTTCGCGCAGGGCGCAGGTCCGGAAGTTACCGGGGCCAAACTGGGCTTCATTGCCCTGACCGATTCCTCACCCCTGATCATCGCGCTGGAGAAGGGCCTTTTCGCCAAACACGGCGTGCCTGATGTCGAGGTGATGAAGCAGGCCTCATGGGGCGCAACACGCGACAATCTGGTGCTTGGTGGTGCTGCCAACGGCATTGATGGCGCGCATATCCTGACCCCCATGCCCTACCTGATGAGCCTTGGTACGGTGACCGGTGGCAACCCTGTGCCGATGTCGATTATTGCGCGGCTCAATCTCGATGCGCAGGCTATTTCGGTCAGTCAGGGCTACAAGGATGCCGGTGTCGGCCTCGACTCCAGCCCGCTCAAGGCAATCTTCGCCGAGCGCAAGGCAGCCGGCCAGGAAGTCAATGTCGCCATGACCTTTCCAGGCGGCACCCACGATCTGTGGATGCGCTACTGGCTCGCGGCTGGCGGTATCGACCCGACGAGCGAGGTTTCGCTCATCACCGTGCCGCCGCCGCAGATGGTCGCCAACATGAAGGTCGGCACCATGGACGCATTCTGCGTCGGCGAGCCGTGGAACGAACAACTGGTCAACCAGGGCATTGGCTTTACCGCCACAACCACCGGTGAGCTGTGGAAGGGGCACCCGGAGAAGGCGCTCAGCCTGCGCAACGAGTTCATCGAGGCCAACCCGATTGCCACCCAGGCGATCCTGATGGCGGTGATGGAAGCGGCGCAATGGGCCGATGCACTTGAGAACAAGGAAGAGCTTGCGCAAATCCTGGGCAAGCGCAGCTGGTTCAACATTCCTGCCGCCGACGTCGCCGGCCGCCTCAAGGGCGATATCAACTATGGCAATGGTCGCGTCGCGACTGCGACCGGTCTCGAAATGAAGTTCTGGAAGGACCACGCGTCCTATCCGTTCAAGAGCCATGATGCCTGGTTCCTGACCGAGAACATTCGCTGGGGCTATCTGCCGGGTACCACCGACATCGCGGCGACCGTTGACCAGGTCAACCGCGAGGACATCTGGCGCGGCGCCGCTGCCGCGCTCGGTGTCGCTGCGGCCGACATTCCGGAAGGCACGTCGCGCGGTCCCGAGACCTTCTTCGACGGCAAGGTGTTCGACCCCGCCAACCCCACCGCCTATCTCGACAGCCTCGCCATCAAGGCGATGGTCTGA
- a CDS encoding CmpA/NrtA family ABC transporter substrate-binding protein, translated as MSTTHLTAGFLPLLDSVLLVLAREKGFAEDEGLDLHLVRETSWANIRDRAALGHFDITQMLAPMPLAASLGITPLATPMITPVVLGLGNNAITVSADLWRAMADQGAPGDLAARPAGAALAKVVASSPRKLRFGVVHQTSSHNYELRYWLAASGIRPDRDIEIVVLPPPLLPDALMSGGIDGYCVGEPWNSIGVASASAHIATVKASIWQSSPDKVVGMRAVWAESHPDLVAAIIRAVYRAGQWCADPANHAEAAQIMSGSAYLNAPAEIVGRSLSGMLDTGGGHIQHVADYFIPHASAANFPWKSHALWYYTQMVRWGEVAASPSNAAIAAACFRPDLYRDALAPLGAATPFADYKTEGTRAAAGDIAAQNGTLTIGPDLFFDGEVFDSDALEAYLAKQTPEV; from the coding sequence ATGTCCACGACCCACCTCACCGCCGGATTCCTGCCCTTGCTCGACAGCGTGCTGCTGGTGCTGGCGCGCGAAAAAGGCTTTGCCGAAGACGAGGGGCTGGACCTGCATCTGGTGCGCGAGACCAGCTGGGCCAATATCCGCGACCGCGCTGCCCTCGGGCATTTCGACATTACCCAGATGCTGGCGCCCATGCCGCTCGCAGCCAGCCTCGGCATTACGCCACTCGCTACGCCGATGATCACACCGGTCGTATTGGGCCTGGGCAACAACGCCATCACTGTCAGCGCCGACCTCTGGCGCGCCATGGCGGATCAAGGCGCGCCGGGCGATCTTGCGGCCAGGCCCGCTGGCGCTGCTCTCGCCAAGGTCGTGGCATCCAGTCCGCGCAAACTGCGCTTTGGCGTCGTGCATCAGACCTCCTCGCACAACTATGAACTGCGCTACTGGCTGGCGGCCAGCGGCATCAGGCCGGATCGCGACATCGAGATCGTCGTGCTGCCACCACCTTTGCTACCGGACGCGCTCATGAGCGGCGGCATTGACGGCTATTGCGTCGGCGAACCCTGGAATAGCATCGGCGTCGCATCGGCCAGCGCCCATATCGCGACTGTGAAGGCGTCGATCTGGCAGTCCAGCCCCGACAAGGTCGTCGGCATGCGGGCAGTGTGGGCGGAGTCGCATCCCGACCTCGTGGCCGCCATCATTCGTGCGGTCTACCGCGCGGGACAATGGTGCGCCGACCCGGCCAACCACGCCGAGGCTGCGCAGATCATGTCAGGCAGCGCCTATCTTAACGCCCCCGCTGAAATCGTCGGACGATCCCTCAGCGGCATGCTCGACACGGGAGGCGGCCACATCCAGCACGTGGCGGACTATTTCATTCCGCATGCCAGCGCCGCCAACTTCCCGTGGAAGAGCCATGCCCTCTGGTACTATACGCAGATGGTTCGATGGGGCGAAGTTGCGGCGAGTCCGAGCAATGCCGCAATCGCGGCCGCATGCTTCCGCCCAGACCTCTATAGGGACGCCCTTGCGCCGCTAGGCGCGGCCACGCCGTTTGCAGACTATAAGACAGAGGGCACACGCGCCGCAGCCGGAGACATTGCCGCACAAAACGGCACCCTCACCATCGGACCGGACCTCTTTTTCGATGGCGAAGTCTTCGACTCCGATGCGCTGGAGGCCTACCTGGCAAAGCAGACGCCGGAAGTCTGA
- a CDS encoding ANTAR domain-containing response regulator translates to MPNSDLSILIIDENRIRASIIEDGLREAGHKRVAVIHDVNEVGRTIAATAPDVIVIDLENPKRDTLEHFFSLSRAIQRPIAMFVDRSDGAMIEKAVEAGVSAYVVDGLKKERVKPILDMAISRFNAFSRLTRELEQARSELEDRKVIEQAKGILMRSRGLSEADAYALLRSTAMNQNRRMVDIAQSLVTAADLLGP, encoded by the coding sequence ATGCCCAATTCCGACCTCTCCATTCTGATTATCGACGAGAATCGTATTCGTGCGTCCATCATCGAGGATGGGCTGCGCGAGGCCGGGCACAAGCGCGTCGCCGTCATTCACGACGTCAACGAGGTCGGGCGGACGATTGCCGCCACCGCGCCCGATGTCATCGTGATCGACCTCGAAAATCCCAAGCGCGACACGCTGGAGCACTTCTTTTCGCTGTCTCGGGCCATCCAGCGCCCCATAGCCATGTTCGTCGACCGCTCCGACGGCGCGATGATCGAGAAGGCAGTCGAGGCCGGTGTATCGGCCTATGTGGTGGACGGGCTCAAGAAAGAACGCGTCAAGCCCATCCTCGACATGGCGATCTCGCGCTTCAATGCTTTTTCCCGCTTGACCCGGGAACTCGAGCAGGCGCGCAGCGAATTGGAAGACCGCAAAGTCATCGAGCAGGCCAAGGGCATCCTGATGCGCAGCCGCGGGCTGAGCGAGGCCGATGCCTATGCCCTGCTCCGCTCCACCGCCATGAACCAGAACCGGAGGATGGTCGACATCGCCCAGAGCCTTGTGACCGCAGCCGATCTTCTCGGCCCATAG